One segment of Agromyces albus DNA contains the following:
- the rapZ gene encoding RNase adapter RapZ: MAAEAEQQEMLIVTGMSGAGRSTVGNALEDLGWYVVDNLPPQMLRPLVELVERAGASLPRIAAVVDIRGGDFFSELREIIQALRTGVNVRVVFLDATDTVLVRRFESVRRPHPLQGSGTLLDGIGDERARLAELREASDIVIDTTDLNIHQLANLITETFAEEGQAGLRVTMLSFGFKYGVPSDADLVADARFLPNPFWVPELRHLSGEDRAVSEFVLEQAGAREFIDAYAKALEPVLAGYQRENKRHATIAIGCTGGKHRSVAIIRELRKRIEKMPGVAVSVKDRDLGRE, from the coding sequence ATGGCAGCTGAGGCCGAGCAGCAAGAGATGCTCATCGTCACTGGGATGTCCGGTGCGGGCCGGTCGACCGTCGGCAATGCTCTCGAAGACCTGGGCTGGTATGTCGTCGACAACCTGCCTCCGCAGATGCTGCGCCCGCTCGTCGAGCTCGTCGAACGCGCCGGCGCCTCCTTGCCCCGCATCGCGGCGGTCGTCGACATCCGCGGCGGCGACTTCTTCTCGGAACTCCGAGAGATCATCCAGGCGCTGCGCACGGGGGTGAACGTGCGCGTCGTCTTCCTCGACGCGACCGACACCGTGCTCGTGCGCCGCTTCGAATCGGTGCGACGACCGCACCCGCTGCAGGGGTCGGGCACGCTGCTCGACGGCATCGGCGACGAGCGTGCGCGTCTGGCCGAGCTTCGAGAGGCGAGCGACATCGTCATCGACACCACCGATCTCAACATCCACCAGCTCGCGAATCTCATCACCGAGACCTTCGCCGAAGAGGGCCAAGCCGGACTCCGGGTGACCATGCTGAGCTTCGGGTTCAAGTACGGCGTGCCCTCCGACGCCGATCTCGTGGCCGATGCCAGGTTCCTGCCGAACCCGTTCTGGGTTCCCGAGCTGCGCCATCTCTCCGGTGAAGACCGCGCGGTGTCGGAATTCGTGCTCGAGCAAGCGGGCGCGCGTGAGTTCATCGACGCCTATGCCAAGGCGCTGGAGCCGGTCCTGGCGGGCTACCAGCGTGAGAACAAGCGGCACGCGACGATCGCCATCGGATGCACCGGGGGAAAGCACCGATCGGTCGCCATCATCCGAGAGCTCCGCAAGCGAATCGAGAAGATGCCCGGGGTCGCCGTGAGTGTCAAGGATCGCGACCTCGGCCGCGAGTGA
- the uvrC gene encoding excinuclease ABC subunit UvrC has translation MNETVAYRPRVGEIPTAPGVYRFRDADRRVLYVGKAKNLRARLSNYFAPLRSLHERTRRMVTTATSVEWTVVANDVEALQLEITLINEFSPPFNVRFKDDKSYPYLVVTLADEAPRAMVSRRRGIPGARYFGPYPKVWAVNETLEVLLKLFPIRTCKDSDYKRAMASGRPCFAGQIGRCFGPCSRLVTIEEHRENVDRFVAFMQNQDRRIIGELTQQMKAAAAAQDYETAARRRDQLQAAESFFEKSAVVLGESVDIDVFGIDHDELSAAVQLFIVRGGRVRGVRSWTVDKELDVPLGELVDSVVQNAYVDDIRPPGEVVVPELPDDAAALETWLATLAGRKVRLRAAQRGDKAALLQTATQNAKQSLMLYKTRRSADFTTRSRALEDIQEALGMADAPLRIECFDVSHLSGTNIVASMVVFEDGLPRKDEYRRFTIPQSSDDTDSIHQVLTRRLAYLLQPGWNGEVGDVGAAGLEGPDAATDAAAASGSRKKFAYRPNLLVVDGGQPQVEAAARALAESGVEGIALCGIAKRLEEIWTPDADFPVILPRNSDALFLFQRVRDEAHRFAITHQRQRRKRDIGSVLSEIPGLGPSRVKQLLRHFGSVTRLRAATEVEIAEVSGIGPVLAATVHRQLRADGVSAPR, from the coding sequence ATGAACGAGACCGTCGCGTACCGCCCGAGGGTGGGGGAGATCCCGACCGCTCCGGGCGTCTACCGTTTCCGTGACGCCGATCGCCGCGTGCTCTACGTCGGCAAGGCGAAGAATCTCCGGGCGCGGCTGTCGAACTACTTCGCGCCGTTGCGGAGCCTGCACGAGCGCACGCGCCGAATGGTCACCACTGCGACCTCCGTCGAATGGACGGTGGTCGCGAACGATGTCGAGGCGCTGCAACTCGAGATCACGCTCATCAACGAGTTCAGCCCGCCGTTCAACGTGCGATTCAAAGACGACAAGTCCTACCCCTACCTCGTCGTGACGCTCGCCGACGAGGCGCCGCGGGCCATGGTGTCGCGTCGCCGCGGCATCCCCGGTGCACGGTACTTCGGGCCGTATCCGAAGGTCTGGGCGGTCAACGAGACGCTCGAGGTGCTGCTCAAGCTGTTCCCGATCCGCACGTGCAAGGACTCCGACTACAAGCGCGCCATGGCGAGCGGCCGGCCTTGCTTCGCAGGGCAGATCGGACGCTGCTTCGGCCCCTGCTCGAGGCTCGTCACGATCGAGGAGCACCGCGAGAACGTCGACCGATTCGTCGCGTTCATGCAGAACCAAGACCGGCGCATCATCGGCGAGCTGACGCAGCAGATGAAGGCGGCGGCGGCGGCGCAAGACTATGAGACTGCCGCGCGCAGGCGCGACCAGCTCCAGGCCGCCGAGTCCTTCTTCGAGAAGAGCGCGGTGGTGCTCGGCGAGTCGGTCGACATCGACGTGTTCGGCATCGACCACGACGAGCTCTCCGCGGCGGTGCAGCTCTTCATCGTGCGTGGCGGTCGGGTGCGCGGCGTCCGCTCCTGGACGGTCGACAAGGAGCTCGACGTTCCGCTCGGCGAACTCGTCGACTCGGTCGTGCAGAACGCCTACGTCGACGACATCCGGCCGCCGGGCGAAGTCGTCGTACCCGAACTGCCCGACGACGCCGCCGCGCTCGAGACGTGGCTCGCAACGCTCGCGGGGCGCAAGGTGCGGCTCCGCGCCGCCCAGCGCGGCGACAAGGCGGCGCTGCTCCAAACCGCGACCCAGAACGCGAAGCAGTCCCTGATGCTCTACAAGACGCGTCGGAGCGCCGACTTCACCACCCGGTCCCGCGCGCTCGAAGACATCCAGGAGGCGCTCGGCATGGCCGACGCGCCGCTGCGAATCGAGTGCTTCGACGTCTCGCATCTCAGTGGCACCAACATCGTCGCGTCGATGGTGGTGTTCGAAGACGGCCTGCCGCGCAAAGACGAGTACCGCCGATTCACCATCCCGCAGTCGAGCGACGACACCGATTCGATCCACCAGGTGCTCACCAGACGGCTCGCCTACCTCTTGCAGCCCGGGTGGAACGGTGAGGTCGGCGACGTCGGTGCGGCGGGCCTCGAAGGGCCGGATGCAGCGACGGATGCCGCCGCGGCATCCGGATCTCGCAAGAAGTTCGCCTATCGCCCCAACCTCCTCGTCGTCGACGGAGGCCAGCCGCAGGTCGAGGCCGCGGCGCGGGCCCTCGCCGAATCCGGGGTCGAGGGCATCGCGCTCTGCGGCATCGCGAAGCGGCTCGAGGAGATCTGGACTCCCGATGCCGACTTCCCCGTGATCCTGCCGCGCAACAGCGACGCGCTCTTCCTCTTCCAGCGTGTTCGCGACGAGGCGCACCGGTTCGCCATCACGCATCAGCGACAGCGTCGCAAGCGCGACATCGGCTCGGTGCTCTCCGAGATCCCGGGTCTCGGCCCGTCGCGCGTGAAGCAACTCCTGCGTCACTTCGGCTCGGTCACGCGACTTCGTGCCGCGACCGAAGTCGAGATCGCAGAAGTGAGCGGCATCGGGCCGGTGCTCGCGGCGACGGTGCATCGTCAGCTGCGCGCTGACGGCGTGTCGGCGCCCCGGTAG
- the uvrA gene encoding excinuclease ABC subunit UvrA has translation MPVSRLDAHSHLSVRGARVHNLQNVDVEIPRDAMVVFTGLSGSGKSSLAFDTIFAEGQRRYVESLSAYARQFLGQVDRPDVDFIEGLSPAVSIDQKSTNRNPRSTVGTITEIYDYMRLLWARIGVPHCPECGERIQRQTVQQIADQLMELAEGTRFQIVSPVVSQKKGEFVDLFRELAAQGYSRAVVDGDVIRLSEPPTLKKQVKHDISVVIDRLVAGPDVLGRLTDSLETALRLTDGLVQVNFVDETGPAAWSTFSEKLSCPNQHPIQLTEIEPRTFSFNAPFGACPECSGLGTRMSVDDSLLLGDPTLSISEGVILPWTSQGKSLYNYYEKLLDGLSRDLKFSLATPWEELADDARAAVLRGDNFEVKVRWRNRYGREMSYSSGFEGVVPYIERQYLQAETDAQRARWSEYLREVPCQVCDGKRLKPEVLSVLVHDMSIADACLLSLTDARAFMDRLDLTQREQTIAAQVLREIKLRLDFLIRVGLSYLDLARAAGTLSGGEAQRIRLATQIGSGLTGVLYVLDEPSIGLHQRDNRRLIDTLIALRDLGNTLIVVEHDEDTIRTADWIVDIGPGAGVNGGTVVHSGSYADLVKNTRSLTGDYLSGRKEIPIPSHRRPIDPERMIHVQGAEANNLRGVDVEFPLGTFTAVTGVSGSGKSSLVNDILYRVLANRLNGARKVPGKHRRVTGLDQLDKVVHVDQAPIGRTPRSNPATYTGVFDRIRTLFSETNEAKARGYLPGRFSFNVKGGRCEACSGDGTIKIEMNFLPDVYVACEVCGGKRYNRETLQVHYKSKNIAEVLEMPISEAAEFFEPISAIHRYLKTLVDVGLGYVQLGQSATTLSGGEAQRVKLATELQRRSNGRSVYVLDEPTTGLHFEDVQKLLKVLGKLVEKGNTVIVIEHSLDVIKSADWIIDLGPEGGSGGGQVVATGTPEQVAEVHDSHTGYFLREIFGAASVRAEVAS, from the coding sequence GTGCCAGTTTCACGTCTCGATGCCCATTCGCACCTGAGTGTTCGCGGTGCCCGCGTTCACAATCTGCAGAATGTCGATGTGGAGATCCCGCGCGACGCGATGGTCGTTTTCACCGGGCTGTCGGGGTCGGGCAAGTCGTCGCTCGCCTTCGACACGATCTTCGCCGAAGGGCAGCGCCGGTATGTCGAGTCGTTGTCGGCCTATGCACGCCAGTTCCTCGGCCAGGTCGACCGCCCCGACGTCGACTTCATCGAGGGCTTGAGCCCGGCCGTGTCGATCGACCAGAAGTCGACCAACCGAAACCCGCGGTCGACCGTCGGCACGATCACCGAGATCTACGACTACATGCGGCTGCTCTGGGCTCGCATCGGCGTGCCGCACTGTCCGGAGTGCGGCGAGCGCATCCAGCGGCAGACGGTGCAGCAGATCGCCGATCAGCTCATGGAACTGGCAGAGGGCACACGCTTCCAGATCGTCAGTCCCGTCGTCTCGCAGAAGAAGGGCGAGTTCGTCGACCTCTTCCGCGAGCTCGCGGCACAGGGCTATTCGCGCGCGGTCGTCGACGGCGACGTGATCCGGCTGTCCGAGCCGCCCACGCTGAAGAAACAGGTCAAGCACGACATCTCGGTCGTGATCGACCGGCTCGTGGCCGGTCCCGATGTGCTCGGCCGCCTCACCGATTCGCTTGAGACGGCGTTGCGCCTCACCGACGGGCTCGTTCAGGTGAACTTCGTCGACGAGACCGGTCCCGCCGCGTGGAGCACCTTCTCCGAGAAGCTCTCGTGCCCCAACCAGCACCCGATCCAGCTCACCGAGATCGAGCCACGCACGTTCTCCTTCAACGCGCCGTTCGGCGCCTGCCCCGAATGCTCGGGCCTCGGCACACGCATGTCGGTCGACGACTCGCTCCTGCTCGGCGATCCCACGCTCAGCATCTCCGAGGGCGTCATCCTGCCGTGGACCTCACAGGGCAAGAGCCTCTACAACTACTACGAGAAGCTGCTCGACGGCCTCTCCCGCGATCTCAAGTTCTCGCTCGCCACCCCGTGGGAAGAGCTCGCCGACGACGCACGCGCTGCGGTGCTCCGGGGCGACAACTTCGAGGTCAAGGTGCGCTGGCGCAACCGCTACGGTCGCGAGATGAGCTACAGCTCCGGTTTCGAGGGCGTGGTGCCCTACATCGAGCGCCAGTACCTCCAGGCCGAGACCGATGCGCAGCGCGCACGCTGGTCCGAATACCTTCGCGAAGTGCCCTGCCAGGTGTGCGACGGCAAGCGGCTGAAGCCCGAGGTGCTCTCGGTGCTCGTGCACGACATGAGCATCGCCGATGCGTGCCTCCTGAGCCTCACCGACGCCCGTGCCTTCATGGACCGCCTCGACCTGACGCAGCGCGAGCAGACCATCGCGGCCCAAGTGCTCCGCGAGATCAAGCTGCGCCTCGACTTCCTCATCCGGGTCGGGCTCAGCTACCTCGACCTCGCTCGGGCCGCCGGCACGCTCTCGGGCGGAGAGGCACAGCGCATCCGGCTCGCCACCCAGATCGGCTCAGGCCTGACCGGTGTGCTCTACGTGCTCGACGAGCCGAGCATCGGACTCCACCAACGCGACAACCGCCGGCTCATCGACACGCTCATCGCATTGCGCGACCTCGGTAACACGCTCATCGTCGTCGAGCACGACGAAGACACCATCCGCACGGCCGACTGGATCGTCGACATCGGACCGGGCGCGGGAGTCAACGGCGGCACGGTCGTCCACTCTGGCAGCTACGCCGACCTGGTGAAGAACACGCGCTCGCTCACCGGCGATTACCTCTCGGGCCGCAAGGAGATCCCCATTCCCTCGCACCGTCGCCCCATCGATCCCGAGCGGATGATCCACGTGCAGGGCGCCGAGGCGAACAACCTCCGTGGTGTCGACGTCGAGTTCCCGCTCGGCACGTTCACCGCCGTCACCGGGGTGAGCGGTTCCGGCAAGTCATCGCTCGTGAACGACATCCTCTATCGCGTGCTCGCGAACCGCTTGAACGGAGCCCGCAAGGTGCCCGGCAAGCACCGCCGCGTCACCGGCCTTGATCAGCTCGACAAGGTGGTGCACGTCGACCAGGCACCGATCGGTCGCACGCCGCGCTCCAATCCCGCCACGTACACCGGGGTGTTCGACCGGATCCGCACCCTCTTCTCCGAGACGAACGAGGCGAAGGCTCGCGGGTACCTCCCCGGCCGCTTCAGCTTCAACGTCAAGGGCGGCCGATGCGAGGCGTGCTCGGGCGACGGCACGATCAAGATCGAGATGAACTTCCTGCCCGACGTCTATGTCGCGTGCGAGGTCTGCGGCGGCAAGCGCTACAACCGCGAGACGCTGCAGGTGCACTACAAGAGCAAGAACATCGCCGAGGTGCTCGAGATGCCCATCAGCGAGGCGGCGGAGTTCTTCGAGCCGATCTCGGCGATCCACCGCTACCTGAAGACGCTCGTCGACGTCGGTCTCGGCTACGTGCAACTCGGCCAGAGCGCCACGACCCTCTCGGGCGGCGAGGCGCAGCGAGTCAAGCTCGCGACCGAGCTCCAGCGACGTTCGAACGGTCGAAGCGTCTATGTGCTCGACGAGCCCACCACGGGCCTGCACTTCGAAGACGTGCAGAAGCTGCTCAAGGTGCTCGGCAAGCTCGTCGAGAAGGGCAACACCGTCATCGTCATCGAGCACAGCCTCGACGTCATCAAGTCGGCCGACTGGATCATCGACCTGGGGCCAGAGGGCGGCTCCGGCGGAGGGCAGGTCGTCGCCACGGGCACGCCCGAGCAGGTCGCAGAGGTCCACGACAGCCACACCGGCTATTTCTTGCGTGAGATCTTCGGAGCGGCATCCGTCCGCGCCGAGGTCGCCAGCTAG
- the uvrB gene encoding excinuclease ABC subunit UvrB — translation MQATRSVRPFEVVSDYRPSGDQPAAIAELAGRINAGETDVVLLGATGTGKSATTAWLIEQVQRPTLVLAHNKTLAAQLATEFRELMPNNAIEYFVSYYDYYQPEAYVPQTDTFIEKDSSINAEVERLRHSTTNSLLSRRDVVVVSSVSCIYGLGTPEEYLGAMMPLTVGQRVDRDWLIRKFVSMQYQRNDVDFSRGNFRVRGDTIEIIPIYEELAIRIEMFGDEIEALYSLHPLTGEVVAKLDAVPVFPGSHYVASTDVMQRAIGTIRVELEERLAELEREGKLLEAQRLRMRTTFDLEMMEQIGFCSGIENYSRHIDGRAAGEAPHCLLDYFPDDFLVVIDESHVTVPQIGAMYEGDSSRKRTLVEHGFRLPSALDNRPLKWDEFKARVGQTVYLSATPGRYEMGIADGIVEQIIRPTGLVDPQIVVKPSKGQIDDLLEEIRLRAGRGERVLVTTLTKKMAEELTDFLTEAGVRVRYLHSDVDTLRRVELLTELRAGVYDVLVGINLLREGLDLPEVSLVAILDADKEGFLRSSTSLIQTIGRAARNVSGEVHMYADVLTDSMKSAIDETTRRRDRQLEYNRANGIDPQPLRKRIADITQVLAREEADTAALLAGRDAKRKAPVPNLRREGIAAAGANDLEELIRDLNEQMLQAAGELKFELAARLRDEVSDLKRELRQMEKAGHLG, via the coding sequence ATGCAGGCCACCCGATCCGTTCGACCGTTCGAGGTCGTCAGCGACTATCGCCCGAGCGGCGACCAGCCCGCTGCGATCGCCGAGCTCGCGGGGCGCATCAACGCGGGTGAGACCGATGTCGTGCTGCTCGGCGCGACCGGCACTGGCAAGTCCGCGACCACCGCCTGGCTCATCGAGCAGGTGCAGCGGCCAACGCTCGTGCTCGCGCACAACAAGACGCTCGCCGCGCAGCTCGCCACCGAGTTCCGCGAGCTCATGCCCAACAACGCCATCGAGTACTTCGTCTCGTACTACGACTACTACCAGCCCGAGGCCTACGTGCCGCAGACCGACACCTTCATCGAGAAGGACTCGTCGATCAACGCCGAGGTCGAGCGGTTGCGTCACTCCACGACGAATTCCCTGCTCAGCCGGCGCGACGTCGTCGTGGTCTCGAGCGTCTCGTGCATCTACGGACTCGGCACGCCCGAGGAGTATCTCGGCGCAATGATGCCGTTGACGGTCGGCCAGCGCGTCGATCGCGACTGGCTCATCCGCAAGTTCGTCTCGATGCAGTACCAGCGCAACGACGTCGACTTCTCCAGGGGCAACTTCCGGGTGCGCGGCGACACGATCGAGATCATCCCGATCTACGAGGAACTCGCGATCCGCATCGAGATGTTCGGCGACGAGATCGAGGCGCTCTACAGCCTGCATCCGCTCACGGGCGAGGTCGTGGCCAAGCTCGACGCCGTGCCGGTGTTCCCCGGCTCGCACTACGTCGCGAGCACCGACGTGATGCAGCGCGCGATCGGCACGATCCGCGTCGAGCTCGAGGAGCGCCTCGCCGAGCTCGAGCGCGAGGGCAAGCTCCTCGAGGCGCAGCGCCTTCGCATGCGCACGACGTTCGATCTCGAGATGATGGAGCAGATCGGGTTCTGCTCGGGCATCGAGAACTACTCGCGGCACATCGACGGCCGGGCCGCCGGTGAGGCGCCGCACTGCCTGCTCGACTACTTCCCCGACGACTTCCTCGTCGTCATCGACGAGTCGCACGTGACCGTGCCGCAGATCGGCGCGATGTACGAAGGAGACTCGTCGCGCAAGCGCACCCTCGTGGAGCACGGCTTCCGACTGCCGAGCGCGCTCGACAACCGGCCGCTGAAGTGGGACGAGTTCAAGGCGCGTGTCGGCCAGACGGTCTACCTCTCGGCGACGCCCGGCCGATACGAGATGGGCATCGCCGACGGGATCGTCGAGCAGATCATCCGCCCGACCGGCCTCGTCGACCCGCAGATCGTCGTGAAGCCGTCGAAGGGGCAGATCGACGACCTGCTCGAGGAGATCCGGCTTCGCGCCGGGCGCGGCGAGCGAGTGCTCGTCACGACGCTCACGAAGAAGATGGCCGAAGAGCTCACCGACTTCCTCACCGAGGCGGGGGTCCGCGTGCGATACCTGCACTCCGACGTCGACACCCTGCGCCGGGTCGAGCTGCTCACCGAGCTCCGTGCGGGTGTCTACGACGTGCTCGTCGGCATCAACCTGCTGCGCGAGGGTCTCGACCTGCCCGAGGTCTCGCTCGTCGCGATCCTCGATGCCGACAAGGAGGGATTCCTCCGCTCGTCGACGTCGCTCATCCAGACGATCGGTCGCGCGGCGCGAAACGTCTCCGGCGAAGTGCACATGTACGCCGACGTGCTCACCGACTCGATGAAGTCCGCAATCGACGAGACCACTCGTCGCCGCGACCGGCAGCTCGAGTACAACCGCGCCAATGGCATCGATCCGCAACCGCTGCGCAAGCGCATCGCCGACATCACGCAAGTGCTCGCTCGCGAAGAGGCCGACACCGCGGCGCTCCTCGCCGGTCGTGACGCGAAGCGCAAGGCTCCCGTGCCGAACCTCCGTCGTGAGGGCATCGCGGCGGCAGGGGCCAACGACCTCGAAGAGCTCATCCGTGATCTCAACGAGCAGATGCTGCAGGCCGCGGGTGAGCTGAAGTTCGAGCTCGCCGCACGGTTACGCGACGAGGTCTCCGACCTGAAGCGTGAGCTTCGCCAGATGGAGAAGGCCGGGCACCTCGGCTGA
- the coaE gene encoding dephospho-CoA kinase, which yields MYLIGLTGGIASGKSTVARRLYEHGAVHIDADDLARRVVEPGKPALAAIAEEFGPGVLRHDGSLDRAKLGELVFGDDEARARLNAIVHPAVRELSGRLIAKAEQEDPDAVVVYDVPLLVEASVDHPFDLVVVTSAPRRTQVKRLVEERGLDPIQAEARVDAQADNAARLAIADVVIDTDGTLAHTMSQTDALWHRIEEEQAGRSVGGRS from the coding sequence GTGTATCTGATCGGTCTCACTGGCGGAATCGCCTCTGGAAAGTCCACCGTCGCGAGAAGGCTCTACGAGCACGGAGCAGTGCATATCGATGCCGACGACCTCGCGCGTCGCGTCGTGGAGCCGGGCAAGCCGGCGCTCGCGGCGATCGCCGAGGAGTTCGGCCCCGGCGTCCTCCGTCACGACGGCTCGCTCGATCGGGCGAAGCTCGGTGAGCTCGTGTTCGGCGACGACGAGGCCCGAGCCCGGCTCAACGCCATCGTGCATCCTGCGGTGCGGGAGCTGTCCGGCCGGCTGATCGCGAAGGCGGAGCAGGAAGACCCCGACGCGGTCGTCGTATACGACGTGCCCCTGCTCGTCGAGGCATCCGTCGATCACCCCTTCGATCTCGTGGTCGTCACGAGCGCACCGCGCCGCACGCAGGTCAAGCGCCTCGTCGAGGAGCGCGGGCTCGATCCGATCCAGGCGGAGGCGCGCGTCGACGCCCAGGCCGACAATGCCGCGCGGTTGGCGATCGCCGACGTCGTCATCGACACCGACGGCACGCTCGCGCACACCATGAGCCAGACCGACGCCCTCTGGCATCGCATCGAGGAGGAGCAGGCCGGCCGTAGTGTCGGCGGGCGATCCTAG
- a CDS encoding DUF4126 domain-containing protein, producing the protein MLELLTGTGLALAAGLNAWIPLVVIGALDRFTGLIDLPPGWAWLSNEWVLAILVVLLVVEFIADKIPGFDSVNDLVQTIVRPTAGGLAFGSGVSATTAAVTDPEAFVASQDWVPVAIGVVLALLVHLAKAVARPVINAATAGVGAPVASAAEDVGSFALAFAALLAPLLVVVGIVLIVIMVVVLVRRRRNRRSRHPQTAP; encoded by the coding sequence ATGCTCGAGTTGCTGACCGGAACAGGGCTTGCACTCGCGGCCGGTCTGAACGCGTGGATTCCTCTCGTGGTCATCGGCGCACTCGACCGCTTCACTGGGCTCATCGACCTGCCGCCCGGCTGGGCGTGGCTCTCGAACGAGTGGGTCCTCGCGATTCTCGTCGTGCTGCTCGTCGTCGAGTTCATCGCCGACAAGATTCCGGGCTTCGACTCCGTGAACGACCTCGTGCAGACCATCGTGAGGCCCACGGCGGGCGGGCTCGCGTTCGGCTCGGGAGTCAGCGCCACGACGGCCGCGGTGACCGATCCCGAGGCCTTCGTCGCTTCACAGGACTGGGTGCCCGTGGCGATCGGCGTGGTGCTCGCGCTCCTCGTCCACCTGGCCAAGGCGGTCGCTCGTCCGGTCATCAATGCCGCGACCGCGGGCGTCGGCGCACCCGTCGCAAGTGCCGCTGAAGATGTCGGCAGCTTCGCCCTCGCCTTCGCGGCGCTCCTCGCCCCGCTGCTCGTCGTGGTCGGCATCGTGCTCATCGTGATCATGGTGGTCGTGCTCGTGCGCCGCCGGCGGAACCGGCGCTCGCGACATCCGCAGACCGCTCCCTGA
- the rpsA gene encoding 30S ribosomal protein S1: protein MTTATTKAPKQVAINDIGSADDFLAAVEKTLKFFNDGDLIEGTVVKIDRDEVLLDVGYKTEGVIPSRELSIKHDVDPTEVVNVGDTVEALVLQKEDKEGRLILSKKRAQYERAWGDVEKIKEADGVVTGSVIEVVKGGLIVDIGLRGFLPASLIELRRVRDLTPYLGQEIEAKILELDKNRNNVVLSRRALLEQTQSESRSTFLANLHPGQIRKGVISSIVNFGAFVDLGGVDGLVHVSELSWKHIEHASEVVEVGQEVTVEVLSVELDRERVSLSLKATQEDPWQVFARTHAIGQVAPGKVTKLVPFGAFVRVADGIEGLVHISELSGKHVELAEQVVSVGEEVFVKVIDIDLERRRISLSLKQANEGVDPEGTEFDPALYGMLTEYDEQGNYKYPEGFDPETNEWREGFETQREKWEQDYAAAQARWEAHKKQVAQANTVAATDETFAGAASYSSDAAGAGTLADDASLAALREKLSSNN from the coding sequence ATGACAACCGCAACGACCAAGGCACCCAAGCAGGTCGCGATCAACGACATCGGATCTGCTGACGATTTCCTCGCCGCGGTCGAGAAGACTTTGAAGTTCTTCAACGACGGCGACCTCATCGAGGGTACCGTCGTGAAGATCGACCGCGACGAGGTGCTCCTCGACGTCGGATACAAGACCGAGGGTGTGATCCCCTCCCGTGAGCTTTCCATCAAGCACGACGTCGATCCCACGGAGGTCGTCAACGTCGGCGACACCGTCGAGGCGCTCGTCCTTCAGAAGGAAGACAAAGAAGGCCGCCTCATCCTGTCGAAGAAGCGCGCTCAGTACGAGCGTGCGTGGGGCGACGTGGAGAAGATCAAGGAAGCCGATGGCGTCGTGACCGGTTCGGTCATCGAGGTCGTCAAGGGCGGCCTGATCGTCGATATCGGCCTTCGCGGCTTCCTCCCGGCTTCGCTCATCGAGCTGCGCCGCGTGCGCGACCTCACGCCGTACCTCGGCCAGGAGATCGAAGCGAAGATCCTCGAACTCGACAAGAACCGCAACAACGTCGTGCTCTCGCGCCGTGCGCTTCTCGAGCAGACGCAGTCCGAGTCGCGTTCGACGTTCCTCGCGAACCTGCACCCGGGCCAGATCCGCAAGGGCGTCATCTCCTCGATCGTCAACTTCGGCGCGTTCGTCGACCTCGGCGGCGTCGACGGCCTCGTGCACGTCTCCGAGCTGTCGTGGAAGCACATCGAGCACGCCAGCGAGGTCGTCGAGGTCGGCCAGGAGGTCACCGTCGAGGTGCTCTCCGTCGAGCTCGACCGCGAGCGCGTCTCGCTCTCGCTCAAGGCGACGCAGGAGGACCCGTGGCAGGTCTTCGCCCGTACCCACGCGATCGGTCAGGTCGCGCCGGGCAAGGTCACGAAGCTCGTGCCGTTCGGTGCGTTCGTTCGCGTGGCCGACGGCATCGAGGGTCTCGTCCACATCTCCGAGCTCTCCGGCAAGCACGTCGAGCTCGCAGAGCAGGTCGTGTCCGTCGGTGAAGAGGTCTTCGTCAAGGTCATCGACATCGATCTCGAGCGTCGCCGCATCTCGCTGAGCCTCAAGCAGGCCAACGAGGGTGTCGACCCCGAGGGCACCGAGTTCGACCCGGCCCTTTACGGCATGCTCACCGAGTACGACGAGCAGGGCAACTACAAGTACCCCGAGGGCTTCGACCCCGAGACCAACGAGTGGCGCGAGGGCTTCGAAACCCAGCGCGAGAAGTGGGAGCAGGACTACGCTGCCGCCCAGGCTCGTTGGGAGGCGCACAAGAAGCAGGTCGCGCAGGCGAACACCGTCGCGGCCACCGACGAGACGTTCGCCGGTGCTGCTTCGTACTCGAGCGATGCCGCCGGCGCGGGAACCCTCGCCGACGACGCGTCGCTCGCAGCGCTTCGCGAGAAGCTCTCAAGCAACAACTAG